CGACGAGATCCACAGCGTGGCGGAGAACAAGCGCGGGACCCACCTCGCGGTGTCGCTCGAACGCCTCGAGTCGCGCTGCGACCGCTCGCCGACCCGCATCGGTTGTTCGGCCACCGTCGAACCGCTCTCGACGATGGCCGAGTTCCTCGTCGGGCGCGACGATGACGGCGACGCTCGCGAGTACGAGATCGTCGACACGCGCTTCGTCCGCGAGTTCGACCTCCGGCTCACCTGCCCGACCGACGACCTCGTCAACGCGTCCCCCGAGGTCGTGACCGACCGCTTCTACGATCAGCTTCACGAACTAATCCGAGCGCACACGAACACGCTCGTGTTCACCAACACGCGCTCGGGGGCCGAGCGCGTCCTGCACAACCTGCGGGAGCGCTACGACGGCTACGCCGAGGAGAACTCCGGCTGTCACCACGGCTCGCTCTCGGCGGACCGACGGCGGCGCGTCGAGCGGCGGCTGAAGGCGGGCGAACTCGACGTCGTCACGACCTCCACGAGCCTCGAACTCGGCATCGACATGCCCCACGTCGACCTCGTGGTGCAGGTCGGCTCGCCGAAGTCCGTCGCGGCGCTCCTCCAGCGCGTCGGCCGGGCGGGCCACCGCCTCGGCGAGACGGTGACGGGCCGGGTGGTCGCGCTCGACCGGGACGAACTCGTCGAGTGCGCGGTCATGCTGAAGCGGGCGGAGGAGGGGTTCGTCGACCGGGTGTTCGTCCCCGAGAACGCCCACGACGTGGCCGCCCAGCACGTCTACGGGATGGCGATCGACGCCGTCCGTCCGGAGGCGGAGGCGAAGCGGATTCTCAAACGTGCCTACCCCTACCGGAACTACTCCGACGCCGACTGGGAGACGCTGCTGCGCTACCTGACGGCCGACTACGAGGGGCTCGAGGACCGCAACGTCTACCCGAAGGTGTGGCGCGACGAGAACGACCCGCCCGACGGCGAGTACCACTACCCCGACTTCCCCGTCGGCGAGCCGCTACTCGGCAAGCGCGGCCGACTCGCCCGCGTCATCTACATGACGAACGTCGGCACCATCCCCGACTCGTTCTCCTGCGACGTGCTCACCCGGGGGGAGCGCGAGTGGGTGGGGCAGCTCGACGAGGCGTACCTCGACACGCTGGAGCCGGGCGACGTGTTCGTCCTCGGCGGCTCGCACTTCGAGTACCGCTACCGACGAGGGTCGAAGGTGTACGTCGATCCGACGGGCGCTCGGCCGACCGTCCCCTCGTGGTTCTCCGAGCGACTCCCCCTCTCCTACGACCTCGGGTGCGAGGTGCTCACCTTCCAGCGGGAGTTGCTGGATCGGCTCGAATCGGGCGGCCCGCCGGCCGTCCGGTCGTGGCTCCGCGGGTTCCCGATCGACGAGAACGCCGTCCGCGCGACGACGCGCACGTACGACCAGCAGGTGCGCTACGCCGGGGCGGAGAGCGTGAGCACGCACGACCGCCTGGCGATCGAGGTGGAACTCGACCGCGCCGAGTACCGCCGGCGCTACTACGTCCACTCGAACTACGGCCGGCGGTTCAACGACGGCCTCTCGCGGCTGCTCGCCCACCGCTGCGCACGGGCCGCCAACGCGAACGTCACCGTCGCCGTCGCCGACCACGGCTTCACCCTCTCCATGCCGCTCAACCGGAAGGTCGACCTCGTCGGCGTTCTCGAGGACGTCGACCCGGGGGACGTCCGCCCGGATCTCCGCGCCGCGCTCTCCGGGACCGACCTCCTCAAGCGCTACTTCCGGATCAACGCGACGCGCTCGCTGATGATCCTGAAGCGCTACAAGGGCTATGAGAAGTCCGCGAGTCAACAGCAGGTGTCGAGCGAGATGCTGCTCGGCTTCGCGGACGACCTGGAGGACTTCGCCGTGATCGAGGAGACCTACCGCGAGATCCTGGAGGACAAACTCCACGTCGAGGCCATCGAGGACGTACTCTCGGCCGTCCGACGCGGGGACCTCGTCATCGAGAGCCGACGGGTGGACTCACCCTCGCCCCGCGCATTCGGTCTCGCGACGCTCGCCGCGAGCGACGTGGTCCTCGCCGAGGACGAGAGCGCCGTCCTCCGGGAGTTCCACCGGCGCGTCCTGCGGGAGATCGGCGACGGGACGGCCGCCGGCGCGCTCGGGGAGACCGACTGACGAGCGGGGGGACGGTCCCGCTCGCCCGCGTCAGCAGGAGAACTTACCGCTCGTTTCGATCCCCGGCGGTTCGTTTGACCGGGACGACGAACACCTGGACGATGTCGCCCTCGTCGATGTCGAGGGCCTCGCGCTCGGCGTCCGGGATGCTGAGCCGACCGCCGCTCTGGACGCGCGTCTTGAACAGCGCCATCTCGGTCCCCACCGACATCACGTCGGAGTACCAGTTGGTCGGCGAGGTCGCTTTCGTCGACAGCATCTGCTCGAACAGCCGCGTCTGCTGTTCGGTGAACTCCTCGCCGGCCTTCTGCATCTGCCTGGCGAAGAACGCCGGCGACCACGGTAGCTCGTCCTGTTCGTCCGTCATCTCGACTCGTCCTTGACCCCTCGGGGAGAAGGCCCTTGCCCCACACCTCGATACAGACCGGGGTAGAACGTACCGGCGAGTCGTACCGTCGGGCGGTCGAGCGGCGGGCTCCCGGCGAGCGGGGCGGGACGGCGCGGTCGATCAGTCGGCGGGGTCGGACAGTCGCGCGCCGGCGAGCGCAAGCACCGCGCCCGCGCCGGCGAGCGCGGCGACGCCGGGACCGAACCCGCCGGTCAGGTCCCGGAGCGCGCCGACCAGCACCGGTCCGAGGAACCCGCCAACCTCGCCGACGGCGAACACCAGGCCGACGGCGGTGGCGGTCAGCCGCGGCCCGATGCCCTCCATCTCCGTCGGGAGCGCGCGGATCAGCGGTGCGACGCCGCCGACGCCCAGGCCGCACGCCGCGACGCCGAGCGCGGCGATCACGACGCGCTCGTCCGCCGCGAGCAGGCCGCCGACGCCGACGGCGGCGAGCGCGCCGCAGCCGACGATCGGGGCGCGACGGCGACCCAGGGCGTCCGAGAGCGGCGGCACGGTCAGCGTTCCGGCCACGCGGGCGACGACGAACCACGATGCGATCGCCGCCGCGAGCCCCGGACCGATCCCCCGCGACTCGAGGACGGCCGGGAGCCACCCCTGGAGTCCGTGCACGACGAAGAGGTACACCGCGCCGACGACGACCAGCAGTCGGAGTTCGCGGTGACCGAACACCCGCCCGAGGTCCCGCCGGACAGACGCCGGGGGCGCGTCGTCGCCGTACCGGGGCGCGGAGAACGTCCACGAGACGAGCGCCCAGCAGAGCGCGAACGCGAGGACCCCGACGCCGCTCGCGACGAACAGCGGTCGCCACCCGCCGAGCGCCGGCCCCAGCACGGGCCGACCGAGCCCGTAGGCGGCGGCGGTCCCGACGTACGAGCCGAGCAGGTACACCGTCGAGAGCGTTCCCACTCGATCCGCGGGGAACAGCTCCGAGACGAGCTTCGGCAGGCCGAAGGTGATCGCGGTCGCGCCCACGCCAAGCAGTACGGTGAGCGCGAGCATCGACGGGAACCCCTGCGCGAACCCCCGGAGGGTCTGTGCGAGACCGAACAGGACCGTTCCGCCCCCGATGGCGCGCCACGGGCCGATCCGGTCGACGACGAGGCCGCTCGCGAGCGAGAGGGGGACGTACGTGAGGGGGATCGCCCCCACGAGCAACCCCGCTTCGGTGCTCGACAGCCCCAGCGCGCCGCTCACCGGGGTGAGGAACGCGGGCAACGAGAACCAGACGAACGTGAGACAGCAGTACCCGAGCCCCCCCAGCGCGACCATCAGGTACGACCGGACGGGGACGCCCTCGCGCATACTCGGTACGGCGTCCGAGGCGTCTCGGTCCTTTCGATTCGCTCGGGCGGGACGAGTCGTGCGATCACGATCGCCTCGTGCCCGGTCGGGCGTCACCCACCACACCCGGCGTGCGAATCCGGTCCGCCGAGCGCGTGATACGGTCTGCCGGACCGTCGTGGCGCGACTCGCCACCCCGGCGTGGCGAGATGCTCGACGGGCGTACGCGTTCTCAGGCCTCCTCCGGCGACCAGTCGCCGCCCACGCGGTTCACGCCCATCGTCTCCTCGCCGGCGTGCTCGGTGGAGACCACCTTCACGTTCGCGTCCGGGATCGAGAAGCGCTCGCCCGCCAGTTGCACGACCGCCAGCGCGAACGCGCGGCGCTGCTCGGCGGGCCCCTACACCGTCGCCCGGTTGGGCGGCGACGGTCCCCTCGCGGCCGGGAAGCGGGACGCGGACGCGGACGATCCCCGGCGGGCGATCGAAGTCGATCA
The Halomarina pelagica DNA segment above includes these coding regions:
- a CDS encoding ATP-dependent helicase — translated: MGQGTSGGGRALLSSYDFDFAPEAVSIDDADVLDLLEPAVARWWVREFGASVPENGGFFTPPQKEAIPLIHDRTNALICAPTGSGKTLASFCAIINELYRRDRQSGLENSVYCLYVSPLKSLANDIHRNLEVPLSGIADLADDEIEIRHAIRHGDTDDAARRRMLTETPHVLNTTPETLAILLNSPKFAEKLRTVEYVVVDEIHSVAENKRGTHLAVSLERLESRCDRSPTRIGCSATVEPLSTMAEFLVGRDDDGDAREYEIVDTRFVREFDLRLTCPTDDLVNASPEVVTDRFYDQLHELIRAHTNTLVFTNTRSGAERVLHNLRERYDGYAEENSGCHHGSLSADRRRRVERRLKAGELDVVTTSTSLELGIDMPHVDLVVQVGSPKSVAALLQRVGRAGHRLGETVTGRVVALDRDELVECAVMLKRAEEGFVDRVFVPENAHDVAAQHVYGMAIDAVRPEAEAKRILKRAYPYRNYSDADWETLLRYLTADYEGLEDRNVYPKVWRDENDPPDGEYHYPDFPVGEPLLGKRGRLARVIYMTNVGTIPDSFSCDVLTRGEREWVGQLDEAYLDTLEPGDVFVLGGSHFEYRYRRGSKVYVDPTGARPTVPSWFSERLPLSYDLGCEVLTFQRELLDRLESGGPPAVRSWLRGFPIDENAVRATTRTYDQQVRYAGAESVSTHDRLAIEVELDRAEYRRRYYVHSNYGRRFNDGLSRLLAHRCARAANANVTVAVADHGFTLSMPLNRKVDLVGVLEDVDPGDVRPDLRAALSGTDLLKRYFRINATRSLMILKRYKGYEKSASQQQVSSEMLLGFADDLEDFAVIEETYREILEDKLHVEAIEDVLSAVRRGDLVIESRRVDSPSPRAFGLATLAASDVVLAEDESAVLREFHRRVLREIGDGTAAGALGETD
- a CDS encoding AbrB/MazE/SpoVT family DNA-binding domain-containing protein; amino-acid sequence: MTDEQDELPWSPAFFARQMQKAGEEFTEQQTRLFEQMLSTKATSPTNWYSDVMSVGTEMALFKTRVQSGGRLSIPDAEREALDIDEGDIVQVFVVPVKRTAGDRNER
- a CDS encoding MFS transporter, translating into MREGVPVRSYLMVALGGLGYCCLTFVWFSLPAFLTPVSGALGLSSTEAGLLVGAIPLTYVPLSLASGLVVDRIGPWRAIGGGTVLFGLAQTLRGFAQGFPSMLALTVLLGVGATAITFGLPKLVSELFPADRVGTLSTVYLLGSYVGTAAAYGLGRPVLGPALGGWRPLFVASGVGVLAFALCWALVSWTFSAPRYGDDAPPASVRRDLGRVFGHRELRLLVVVGAVYLFVVHGLQGWLPAVLESRGIGPGLAAAIASWFVVARVAGTLTVPPLSDALGRRRAPIVGCGALAAVGVGGLLAADERVVIAALGVAACGLGVGGVAPLIRALPTEMEGIGPRLTATAVGLVFAVGEVGGFLGPVLVGALRDLTGGFGPGVAALAGAGAVLALAGARLSDPAD